A part of Leptospira neocaledonica genomic DNA contains:
- a CDS encoding TauD/TfdA family dioxygenase yields MKTNTISRSGKSPIKKVSANKTKPKGIGRVERSFFPGKELPRIYGPGDTNALEQGFLPAWVSKNKKSVEADLLEYGAILFRGFQISSAQEFEDVALSLDKNLKTDYLGTSPRNKVTQFVHTASELPPHYPIMQHAEMSFLDKPPRKLMFFCAVAPKEHGETPIADLRKIYEDLDPDLLKKFETKGVKYIRKYDGPNASRYNLWKTKRWDEMFSTKEKKQVEKIAAQQRFQVEWLPEDGLKLTNKQVAVRKHPVAKTKAWHNHSQVFHQDAARLEYAKILKQQGSFRSLILAGVLYVLTFLKKKLVEPKDQDTNVIFGDDSEISVSEIGKVSQTFWKHLSIFSWQKGDVLLIDNYSVSHGRLPFSGPREILVTWTD; encoded by the coding sequence ATGAAAACAAATACAATTTCCCGATCTGGCAAATCCCCAATTAAGAAAGTTTCCGCTAACAAAACTAAGCCGAAAGGTATAGGCCGGGTAGAAAGGTCTTTTTTCCCTGGAAAGGAACTTCCCAGAATTTATGGTCCGGGAGATACGAATGCTTTGGAGCAGGGATTTTTACCGGCATGGGTTTCTAAAAATAAAAAATCTGTCGAGGCGGATCTATTGGAATACGGAGCCATCTTATTCAGAGGTTTTCAAATTTCTTCCGCTCAAGAATTTGAAGACGTTGCTCTTAGCTTGGATAAAAATCTCAAGACCGACTATCTGGGAACTTCTCCCAGAAACAAAGTTACTCAGTTTGTTCATACTGCAAGTGAACTTCCTCCTCATTATCCTATTATGCAACATGCGGAGATGAGCTTTTTGGATAAACCTCCCCGTAAACTGATGTTTTTCTGCGCAGTAGCTCCCAAAGAACATGGAGAAACCCCGATCGCAGACCTTAGGAAAATATACGAGGACCTGGATCCTGATCTATTAAAAAAGTTTGAAACGAAGGGAGTTAAATACATCCGTAAGTACGACGGTCCAAACGCTTCCCGTTATAATCTTTGGAAAACAAAACGTTGGGACGAGATGTTCTCTACCAAAGAAAAAAAACAGGTAGAAAAGATCGCAGCCCAACAAAGATTCCAAGTAGAATGGTTGCCTGAAGACGGATTAAAACTCACAAACAAGCAGGTTGCTGTCAGAAAACATCCTGTCGCTAAAACAAAGGCTTGGCATAACCATAGCCAGGTATTCCACCAAGATGCAGCCAGATTAGAATATGCAAAAATTCTAAAACAGCAAGGATCTTTCCGAAGCCTAATCCTTGCAGGAGTTCTGTACGTTCTCACATTCTTAAAGAAGAAGCTCGTGGAACCAAAGGACCAGGATACGAATGTGATCTTCGGAGACGATTCCGAGATCAGCGTTTCAGAGATCGGTAAGGTCAGCCAGACCTTCTGGAAACATCTATCTATATTCTCCTGGCAAAAAGGAGATGTACTTTTGATAGACAATTATTCGGTTTCCCACGGAAGATTACCATTCTCCGGCCCAAGGGAAATTTTAGTCACCTGGACGGACTAA
- a CDS encoding aldo/keto reductase, protein MIIEPEKEDKYKEGPGFSRLVYGCWRLHMDQKGVNTDRILEKIEVCLESGIDTFDHADLYGEYGNEEKFGTVLKIRPDLKEKIKIITKAGIQYPGPNRPGISVKHYDTSAKYLTSSAENSLKKLNIERINLLLIHRPDPLMDADEIAKSFCSLKESGKVLHFGVSNFTPSQFSLLQSRLDFPLVTNQVEFHPFHTDPLMNGVFDQAQELRIKPMIWSPTAGGRVFQPKTEQEIVLYKTLEGLAKKMDTTLDAVLFSWYLFHPAQLVPVLGTNEPNRIKSATKAFQIRLEREEWFQILEAGTGKRVP, encoded by the coding sequence ATGATTATTGAGCCGGAGAAAGAAGATAAATATAAAGAAGGTCCGGGTTTTTCCAGGCTGGTATACGGATGTTGGCGATTACATATGGACCAAAAGGGGGTGAATACTGATCGTATTTTAGAAAAGATAGAAGTTTGCCTGGAATCCGGAATAGATACATTCGATCATGCGGATCTTTACGGAGAATATGGAAACGAAGAAAAATTTGGTACAGTATTAAAGATCAGGCCGGATCTAAAGGAAAAGATCAAAATTATAACGAAGGCCGGGATACAATATCCAGGTCCAAATCGTCCGGGAATTTCTGTAAAACATTACGATACTTCCGCAAAATATCTGACCAGTTCGGCTGAAAATTCATTAAAAAAATTGAATATAGAAAGGATAAACCTGCTTCTTATTCATAGACCTGATCCTCTTATGGATGCAGATGAAATAGCAAAATCATTTTGTTCCTTGAAAGAAAGTGGTAAAGTTTTACATTTCGGAGTTTCTAATTTTACTCCTTCCCAATTTTCCCTTTTGCAATCCAGATTGGATTTTCCTTTAGTGACGAACCAAGTGGAGTTCCATCCATTTCATACAGATCCTCTTATGAATGGAGTATTCGATCAGGCCCAGGAATTGAGAATTAAGCCGATGATCTGGTCTCCAACTGCGGGTGGTCGTGTTTTCCAACCTAAAACGGAACAAGAAATTGTTTTATATAAAACATTAGAAGGCCTCGCAAAGAAGATGGATACAACTCTGGATGCAGTATTATTCTCTTGGTATCTCTTCCATCCTGCACAATTGGTCCCAGTTTTGGGGACGAATGAACCGAATCGAATTAAATCCGCTACAAAAGCATTTCAAATCCGGTTAGAAAGAGAAGAGTGGTTTCAGATTTTAGAAGCAGGAACGGGTAAAAGAGTCCCATAA
- a CDS encoding jacalin-like lectin gives MKIEQSKKGIPLLIGILWFLFNCNGEKVINTESFLGLIQKTDRTKIDTNYSDLAVIDTVNGTGTFSLLTYNVAGLLEPFSSSNPSENTPYMGPLMTPFDLIQVQEDFNYHASLYANDVHPYRSATSGGMGIGDGLNTLSYFPFSDFQRVDWDACNGTDCLTPKGFTLARHKVAPGVFLDVYNLHTNASTEEADLAARRSNILQILNFIESNSAGNAVIVMGDTNTRYTRSGDNIREFINHGFTDVWIQLIRGGSYPTQGADALMDCEGHRTSTGCEVVDKIFYRGNSYISLSPSSYLIEDARFVHPVTGVPLSDHYAVSSTFNYSLLQNLLYSDAFGGPHGTAFNDVNSLTSSPSASKISLRSGSRVDAVSLQLTNGTVLSHGGTGGSLQTLSLGTGEYLDQVKLCSGVKSGHTRIFYAQFRTSLARFLTGGSTTSSCVTYSAPNGWGIIGFHGRSGDEIDKLGVIFAPVP, from the coding sequence ATGAAAATCGAACAAAGCAAAAAGGGAATCCCCCTTTTGATAGGAATCTTATGGTTCCTATTCAATTGCAACGGGGAGAAGGTCATAAACACGGAAAGTTTCCTGGGATTGATCCAGAAAACGGACCGGACGAAAATTGACACAAATTATTCGGACCTTGCAGTTATCGATACTGTAAACGGAACCGGAACATTTTCCTTACTCACTTATAATGTGGCCGGACTACTGGAACCATTTTCTAGTTCGAATCCAAGTGAAAATACACCCTACATGGGGCCATTAATGACCCCATTCGATCTGATCCAAGTCCAGGAAGATTTTAATTACCATGCAAGTTTGTATGCGAATGATGTGCATCCTTATAGATCCGCTACAAGTGGAGGAATGGGAATAGGTGACGGTCTAAATACATTATCCTATTTTCCATTTTCAGATTTCCAGAGGGTGGATTGGGATGCCTGCAACGGAACGGATTGTTTAACTCCAAAAGGATTTACTCTAGCAAGGCATAAGGTGGCACCCGGAGTATTTTTGGACGTATATAATTTACATACGAACGCAAGCACGGAAGAAGCGGATTTGGCTGCAAGAAGATCCAATATATTGCAAATATTGAATTTTATAGAATCTAATTCTGCCGGGAATGCAGTGATCGTGATGGGAGATACGAATACAAGATATACTAGATCTGGGGATAATATCCGAGAATTTATAAATCACGGATTTACGGACGTTTGGATCCAATTGATTCGAGGAGGATCTTATCCTACGCAGGGTGCAGATGCTTTGATGGATTGTGAGGGGCATAGAACAAGCACAGGTTGCGAGGTAGTGGATAAAATATTCTATCGCGGAAATTCGTATATTTCTTTATCACCTAGTTCTTATCTGATAGAAGATGCAAGATTTGTTCATCCTGTGACGGGAGTTCCTCTCTCTGATCATTATGCAGTTTCTTCTACATTCAATTATTCTCTTTTGCAGAATTTATTGTATAGCGATGCATTCGGCGGGCCTCATGGGACTGCGTTCAACGATGTAAATTCTCTAACTTCTTCTCCATCTGCTTCTAAAATTAGTTTAAGATCCGGATCCAGAGTGGATGCAGTTTCTTTACAATTAACGAATGGAACTGTCTTAAGTCATGGAGGGACAGGTGGAAGTTTACAAACTTTGAGCCTGGGAACGGGGGAATATTTAGACCAAGTAAAACTTTGTAGTGGCGTAAAAAGTGGTCATACTCGGATTTTTTATGCACAATTTCGCACAAGCCTAGCGAGATTCCTTACAGGAGGATCTACAACTTCCAGTTGTGTCACATATTCCGCACCTAATGGTTGGGGGATTATAGGATTTCATGGAAGAAGCGGGGATGAAATAGACAAATTAGGTGTGATCTTTGCTCCGGTTCCCTAA
- a CDS encoding DUF4349 domain-containing protein has protein sequence MFRFLTSILIVSFLFVCKAENSQKQSEDLSDLRSRSASAPMPSADEQPMQEAEKKLAGKAGEREEATPEDQIKTFATPKIGNLKIGRLLEYKVDLNFQTKDFIAARKFLLELSGKYGFVQSESLQNWGGDTEPSMTAIIHVKSSDLYQVLMELEKIGTLTSENIQVEDHTENYTLEQIHSRREKIRVARRTELGARSTPKNAAEIEELLGQSEDSADSAEFEKWKILDRVTWAKISIHMYGPKKPKAVEVPSFGDAFIDLASLGLKLILSLIYIIPLALIAAGIFYLIKYVKNRLK, from the coding sequence ATGTTTCGCTTTCTAACTTCAATCTTAATCGTATCTTTTCTTTTCGTCTGCAAGGCCGAAAATTCCCAAAAACAATCCGAAGATCTTTCAGACTTACGTTCTAGATCCGCGTCGGCTCCAATGCCTTCTGCAGACGAACAACCGATGCAAGAGGCTGAGAAAAAATTGGCCGGCAAGGCGGGTGAAAGGGAAGAAGCAACACCGGAAGATCAGATCAAAACCTTTGCAACTCCTAAGATCGGAAACCTAAAGATAGGTAGGCTTTTAGAATATAAGGTAGATCTAAATTTTCAGACCAAAGATTTTATCGCGGCTCGAAAATTCTTATTAGAACTTTCCGGTAAGTATGGATTCGTGCAGAGTGAAAGTCTTCAGAACTGGGGAGGAGATACCGAACCGAGTATGACTGCCATCATCCACGTAAAATCTTCCGATCTATATCAGGTTTTGATGGAACTGGAGAAGATAGGCACACTCACTTCTGAAAATATCCAAGTAGAAGATCATACTGAAAATTATACATTAGAACAGATCCATTCCAGAAGGGAGAAGATCCGGGTCGCAAGAAGAACAGAACTTGGTGCAAGATCCACTCCTAAAAATGCGGCAGAAATTGAAGAATTATTAGGACAATCCGAAGATTCCGCAGACTCCGCAGAATTCGAAAAATGGAAAATTCTAGATAGAGTGACCTGGGCAAAGATCAGCATCCATATGTACGGTCCTAAAAAGCCGAAAGCAGTAGAAGTTCCTAGTTTCGGAGATGCCTTTATCGATCTGGCAAGTCTTGGTCTAAAACTAATACTTTCTTTGATCTATATTATTCCTCTAGCTTTGATTGCTGCGGGAATTTTCTACCTGATTAAATATGTGAAGAATCGTCTAAAATAA
- a CDS encoding SufE family protein → MPTLEEAQKEIIAEFSEAADWEERYQMLIEIGDELPVLAPELKTEDRLVPGCQSRVWVVPEEKEGKLFIQADSDSAITKGMIALLLRVFSGRTKEEIKLASLEFLKEIGLDKHLSMSRRNGLYSMVNKIRSF, encoded by the coding sequence ATGCCTACTCTGGAAGAAGCTCAAAAAGAAATTATCGCCGAGTTCTCGGAGGCGGCAGACTGGGAAGAAAGATACCAGATGCTGATCGAGATCGGGGACGAGCTTCCTGTTTTGGCTCCCGAATTAAAAACGGAAGATAGATTGGTCCCAGGTTGCCAGTCTAGGGTTTGGGTTGTTCCGGAAGAAAAAGAAGGCAAACTATTCATTCAGGCAGACAGTGATTCCGCGATCACAAAAGGAATGATCGCTTTATTATTACGGGTTTTTTCAGGAAGAACAAAAGAAGAGATCAAGTTAGCATCCCTGGAGTTCTTAAAAGAGATCGGTTTAGATAAACATCTTTCCATGAGCCGCAGAAATGGTCTCTACTCCATGGTAAATAAAATTAGAAGTTTCTAA
- a CDS encoding TPM domain-containing protein, translated as MSKNPSVTERLIRNIFAGFLDLFRIGNGPLSGFTLLRKYFSSKDLREITSAVADSEKTHRGELKVAIETKIPLFQIFSGKTARDRALEMFSFLKVWDTEENTGILIYILLSEKKIVTLADRGIYKKIGQENLNLISSKIGEGFRSNVPKEAILTGIRELTEELSKYFPAGKKNPNEISNEPYIS; from the coding sequence ATGAGCAAAAATCCTTCTGTAACCGAAAGACTAATACGCAATATTTTTGCCGGTTTCCTGGACCTATTTAGGATAGGAAACGGACCTTTATCAGGTTTTACTTTATTAAGAAAATATTTTAGTTCGAAAGACCTAAGAGAAATCACATCTGCGGTCGCAGATTCTGAAAAAACGCATAGAGGAGAATTAAAGGTAGCGATCGAAACAAAAATTCCACTCTTTCAAATATTCTCAGGAAAAACCGCGAGAGATAGAGCCTTAGAAATGTTTTCTTTCTTAAAAGTTTGGGATACAGAAGAAAATACCGGAATACTGATCTATATTCTTCTTTCCGAAAAGAAGATTGTAACGCTGGCAGATCGTGGAATCTACAAAAAGATAGGACAGGAAAACTTAAATTTGATTTCTTCAAAAATAGGAGAAGGTTTTAGATCAAATGTTCCTAAGGAAGCAATACTCACGGGAATTAGAGAGCTAACTGAAGAATTGAGTAAATACTTCCCTGCTGGAAAGAAAAATCCGAACGAAATATCAAACGAACCTTATATAAGTTAG
- a CDS encoding TPM domain-containing protein, producing MRRLLFLPILFLCSGIFADQIPIPKLAHRVTDLTSTLNEEEVSNLENKLKDFEKRKGSQVVLVIIPTTGEETIEQYSIRLAEDWKIGRKTIADGVIFLVAKDDRKMRFEIGRGLEGAIPDITSKRIQLEYVRPLFKEGKYYEGIDQGIDKILGLIDGEPLPEPSSTSYESSSETEDDNFGLYIGALVAIGIAVGFIFKKLFSLLQAGVATYAGYWVGGLLGFSLEVMLPLLVIFFILLCIIYIAAKNPNSGGGGWSGSSWSSYSSSDSGWSSSSSSSDSFSGGGGDFSGGGSSSDW from the coding sequence ATGAGAAGACTGCTCTTTCTTCCTATTTTATTTCTCTGTTCCGGGATTTTCGCGGACCAAATTCCTATTCCCAAATTGGCGCATAGGGTCACGGATCTAACTTCCACATTAAACGAAGAAGAAGTTTCCAATTTGGAAAATAAACTAAAAGACTTCGAAAAACGTAAAGGAAGCCAGGTGGTCTTGGTCATTATCCCAACAACGGGAGAAGAGACCATAGAACAATATTCCATCCGTTTAGCGGAAGATTGGAAAATAGGAAGAAAGACCATAGCTGACGGTGTCATTTTCTTAGTCGCAAAAGACGATCGCAAGATGCGTTTCGAGATAGGTAGAGGATTAGAAGGCGCCATCCCCGATATAACGAGCAAAAGAATACAATTGGAATACGTAAGACCATTATTCAAAGAAGGTAAATATTACGAGGGGATTGACCAAGGGATCGATAAAATTCTAGGGTTAATAGATGGAGAACCTCTACCGGAACCAAGCTCCACAAGTTACGAGTCAAGTTCCGAAACAGAAGACGATAATTTCGGACTTTATATAGGTGCATTAGTCGCTATAGGGATCGCAGTAGGATTCATATTTAAAAAATTATTCAGTTTACTCCAGGCGGGAGTTGCTACATATGCAGGATACTGGGTGGGAGGATTATTAGGTTTTTCTTTAGAAGTAATGCTTCCACTTTTGGTGATCTTCTTCATACTACTTTGTATCATATACATTGCGGCCAAAAATCCAAACTCAGGCGGAGGAGGATGGTCCGGGAGTTCTTGGAGTTCCTATAGTTCCAGCGATTCCGGTTGGAGTTCCTCATCTTCTTCCAGTGACTCTTTCAGCGGCGGTGGTGGAGATTTCAGCGGAGGAGGATCCTCTTCGGATTGGTGA
- a CDS encoding LemA family protein yields MSQGDFFRIRKSFLIGFTGLTLFFTNSCGYNTIQVQDEQVKAAWSEVINMYQRRADLIPNLVNTVKGYAAQEKEVLIEVTRARASVGSVQATPEILNNPELFAKFNQAQGQMTSALSRLMVVVEKYPDLKSDKSFIGLQAQLEGTENRIAVARNRYITSVQEYNITVRTFPNVITAKIFGYDVKPNFSVENEKEISKPPQVQF; encoded by the coding sequence ATGTCCCAAGGCGATTTTTTTCGGATCCGTAAAAGTTTTCTGATCGGTTTTACCGGTCTGACTCTATTTTTTACAAATTCATGCGGCTATAATACGATCCAAGTCCAAGACGAACAGGTAAAAGCTGCCTGGTCAGAAGTAATCAATATGTACCAAAGAAGAGCGGACCTGATCCCCAATCTGGTTAATACAGTGAAAGGTTATGCTGCTCAAGAAAAAGAAGTTCTGATCGAAGTAACGAGGGCAAGGGCCAGCGTAGGTTCCGTTCAGGCCACACCTGAAATATTAAATAATCCTGAACTATTTGCCAAATTCAATCAAGCACAAGGACAAATGACCTCTGCACTTTCTAGATTGATGGTGGTGGTAGAAAAATATCCCGATCTAAAATCAGACAAAAGTTTTATAGGATTACAAGCTCAGTTAGAAGGTACCGAGAACAGAATTGCTGTTGCAAGAAACCGCTATATCACCTCAGTCCAAGAGTATAATATCACAGTCAGGACATTTCCAAATGTAATCACCGCTAAAATTTTCGGCTACGACGTAAAACCGAATTTCAGCGTAGAGAACGAAAAAGAAATTTCTAAACCTCCACAAGTTCAATTCTAA
- a CDS encoding GAF domain-containing SpoIIE family protein phosphatase: MELDYKTRLEEIEKVDGYFRRSPEGIWSYELDSPLDTTLPIEEQCRLIYENARLTHCNDTMARIYGYHNADEIKGVLLKDIVRLTNKMNMFGVAEFVRSGYKTHDTESEELDRKGKRKYFLNTALGVVEKGFLLRAWGVLKDVTSIRAAESRLKRTIALESLLTQLSRYFLSVEPGNTTDAVNHALGELGKFCGADRAFLFLYTHAGLTISNTNEWCADGIEHRIHLLQNLPIETFPKSDYDTISNKGHIVYDSLDNVPSTHVSLRNLLERRGTRSLVVVGLSSRDEELGFIGFDSVKGQKLWTEEDIYILRLVGDLIVLAFDRQKRESDLNDFYERMNHDLELARLTQRSLVSREFPSSPFYKMDSYFRPFEKVGGDIITYIQHENGVLDILFGDVSGHGISSAMVSGMAVLSFRHHAKAGLSPAEGIQQFVKDLKPMVVEHHIAAVWARFFPLEKKLVYSYAGHPPIVLFRGEEKMELKGMNLPLLIFDSIEYFNESIKLQKDDRIVFYSDGMYEVFNAEGRILDLPGFQDILLQHRDLGNLDEYLDQVVSEVFQFSEGVFGDDMAMLVIDIKG, from the coding sequence ATGGAATTGGATTATAAGACCCGACTCGAGGAAATCGAGAAGGTAGACGGTTATTTTCGTAGGTCCCCCGAAGGGATCTGGTCCTACGAGTTGGATTCTCCTTTAGACACCACTCTTCCCATTGAGGAACAGTGCAGGTTGATCTATGAGAATGCAAGACTCACTCATTGCAACGATACCATGGCAAGAATCTATGGATATCATAACGCGGATGAGATCAAAGGTGTTCTTTTAAAGGACATTGTCAGACTAACGAATAAGATGAATATGTTCGGTGTCGCCGAATTTGTACGTTCCGGTTATAAGACCCACGATACCGAATCCGAAGAGCTGGATCGAAAAGGAAAACGTAAATATTTTCTAAACACTGCTTTAGGCGTGGTGGAGAAGGGATTTTTACTTCGAGCCTGGGGAGTGTTGAAGGACGTAACTTCAATTCGTGCCGCCGAATCCAGGCTCAAAAGAACGATCGCATTAGAGAGTTTACTCACTCAACTCTCTAGATATTTTTTAAGTGTAGAACCTGGAAACACAACAGATGCAGTAAACCATGCTTTGGGTGAACTTGGAAAATTCTGCGGAGCGGACAGGGCATTTTTATTTTTATACACTCATGCTGGTCTGACAATTTCTAACACGAATGAATGGTGCGCAGATGGAATCGAGCATAGGATCCACCTACTACAAAATCTTCCTATAGAAACTTTTCCTAAATCAGATTACGATACAATTAGTAATAAGGGTCATATCGTTTATGATTCTTTGGATAATGTTCCTTCTACCCATGTTTCCTTAAGAAATCTTTTAGAAAGAAGAGGGACTCGTTCTTTAGTTGTGGTAGGCCTTTCCTCTCGTGACGAAGAGCTTGGCTTTATCGGATTCGATTCTGTTAAAGGTCAAAAACTTTGGACGGAAGAAGATATTTATATTCTGAGACTAGTGGGTGATCTAATCGTTCTGGCATTCGATAGACAAAAAAGAGAATCCGATCTGAACGATTTTTATGAAAGAATGAATCACGATTTGGAATTGGCGCGTCTCACCCAAAGGTCTTTGGTCTCCAGGGAATTTCCTAGTTCACCTTTTTATAAAATGGATAGTTATTTCCGTCCTTTCGAAAAAGTGGGAGGAGATATCATAACGTATATCCAACATGAGAATGGTGTATTGGATATTTTGTTCGGAGATGTTTCCGGTCATGGGATTTCCTCCGCAATGGTTTCAGGAATGGCAGTACTTTCTTTTAGGCATCATGCAAAGGCTGGCCTTTCTCCTGCGGAAGGTATCCAGCAATTTGTGAAAGATCTAAAACCTATGGTGGTGGAGCATCATATCGCTGCAGTCTGGGCCAGATTTTTTCCTTTGGAGAAAAAGTTGGTCTACTCTTATGCGGGCCATCCTCCTATCGTATTGTTTAGGGGAGAGGAGAAGATGGAATTGAAGGGGATGAATCTTCCTCTTCTGATATTTGATTCTATAGAATATTTTAATGAATCCATTAAATTGCAAAAAGATGATAGAATCGTATTCTACTCCGATGGGATGTACGAAGTATTTAATGCGGAAGGTAGAATATTAGATCTTCCAGGTTTTCAGGATATTCTGCTCCAACACAGAGATCTTGGAAATTTAGATGAATATTTAGACCAGGTTGTCTCAGAAGTATTCCAATTTTCGGAAGGTGTCTTCGGAGACGATATGGCAATGCTTGTGATCGATATTAAAGGATAA
- a CDS encoding DMT family transporter, protein MSQTSEKPREHSSLRFSEETLGYLYALAGTILFSSKGVIVKLVYKFGIDSVTVLALRMIFAIPFFAFVLYQETSEKSGNPISRKDYEIVVLLAFIGYYMASFFDFWGLEYLSASMERLVLFTFPALVLLLGFVFLKKKVHKIEIYSVALTYSGILLAFLPDAEAQGKSAWIGGTLVFLSALAYAVYLIGSGQMIPKLGSRKFTALLMIWSGVFVLIHFFSTKNYEILMHQPWQVYGYGFALGFLTTVLPAFLTTAGIQRIGSNKASIAGSVGPVFTLFLAAILLGEIITWENLVGTVIVLSGVFLLGRKKKVLE, encoded by the coding sequence ATGAGCCAAACTTCCGAGAAACCTAGAGAACATTCATCTTTAAGATTCAGTGAAGAGACATTGGGTTATCTATACGCTCTAGCAGGAACAATATTATTCTCTTCCAAAGGAGTGATCGTAAAATTAGTTTATAAATTTGGAATAGACTCGGTCACCGTTTTAGCGCTCAGGATGATTTTTGCCATTCCATTCTTCGCATTCGTTCTTTACCAAGAAACTTCTGAAAAATCAGGGAACCCGATCTCTAGAAAAGATTATGAAATCGTGGTTTTACTCGCTTTTATCGGCTATTATATGGCCAGTTTTTTTGATTTTTGGGGATTAGAATACTTATCCGCCTCTATGGAAAGACTGGTTCTGTTCACATTCCCGGCACTTGTTCTTCTTTTGGGTTTTGTTTTTTTAAAGAAGAAGGTTCACAAAATCGAGATCTACTCCGTAGCCCTCACATACTCAGGCATCTTACTGGCATTTTTGCCTGATGCAGAAGCCCAAGGAAAATCCGCATGGATCGGAGGAACTCTAGTATTTTTATCTGCCTTAGCCTATGCGGTCTATCTGATAGGAAGCGGCCAGATGATCCCGAAATTGGGCTCTCGAAAATTCACAGCACTTTTGATGATCTGGTCTGGTGTTTTCGTACTCATTCATTTTTTTTCCACAAAAAATTATGAAATCCTAATGCATCAACCTTGGCAGGTTTATGGCTATGGATTTGCTTTAGGATTTTTGACAACGGTGTTGCCGGCATTCTTAACTACCGCAGGAATACAAAGAATAGGATCCAATAAAGCATCGATCGCAGGAAGTGTGGGTCCAGTATTTACTTTATTTTTAGCGGCAATCCTTTTAGGAGAGATCATCACATGGGAAAACCTAGTCGGGACCGTTATCGTTCTTTCCGGAGTATTTTTGTTAGGAAGAAAGAAAAAGGTTTTAGAATAG
- a CDS encoding LIC_13076 family protein yields the protein MITLIGVIVLLLQNCTLDKRIEFTGEDKLGLESGSKPCEELVHYNRWFAFYGLWRIPGSRDIEIEKKEGKVYFAEHSVNGWQATLNVLTGFFTTVVFYKVTVTECDLGTRFVHRDQYEKFFEEERTKAHTEFFSKTERELEDALRKYLDKTSPAEHAGKNYSMIILRTGKTTEARVVGQDVDSLKLETEDSNGQKHEFTLLKKEVYKVIFATKIIKVKDAPSTKEPGKETGKEKH from the coding sequence ATGATTACCCTAATTGGTGTAATCGTATTACTTCTCCAAAACTGTACTTTAGATAAAAGGATAGAATTCACAGGAGAAGATAAACTAGGCCTAGAATCAGGAAGTAAACCTTGCGAAGAACTAGTACATTATAATCGTTGGTTCGCTTTTTACGGTCTCTGGCGTATCCCTGGTTCGAGGGATATTGAGATAGAAAAGAAAGAAGGCAAGGTCTACTTCGCAGAGCATTCAGTGAATGGTTGGCAAGCGACGCTGAACGTGCTTACGGGTTTTTTCACTACTGTAGTATTTTATAAAGTTACGGTTACCGAATGCGATCTTGGTACAAGATTCGTTCATAGAGACCAATACGAAAAATTCTTTGAGGAAGAGAGGACAAAGGCTCATACTGAGTTCTTCTCCAAAACCGAAAGAGAATTGGAAGATGCTCTACGTAAGTATTTAGATAAGACAAGTCCGGCGGAACATGCAGGTAAAAATTATAGCATGATCATCCTGAGAACCGGTAAAACAACCGAAGCCAGAGTAGTGGGCCAAGATGTAGATTCCCTCAAACTGGAAACCGAGGATTCGAATGGCCAAAAGCACGAGTTTACTCTTTTGAAAAAGGAAGTGTATAAGGTAATTTTTGCCACTAAGATTATCAAGGTAAAGGACGCTCCTTCAACTAAAGAACCTGGAAAAGAGACAGGAAAAGAAAAACACTAA